From the genome of Psychroserpens ponticola, one region includes:
- a CDS encoding tetratricopeptide repeat protein, translating to MNSKYNILIFVLIAALFANCKEATKSQITNANDYNAYLNVSENETLERARQNEVFWFQKLEQTPNQFPYIGKLASTYSNYFSATGNIDYLKKAENHLIKVNEITKYNNPSYLKSLAYNYISQHKFKEALEHLTKAEILGENLQETQKMLFDVHLELGNYEMAHMYLLTFENFSDFDYLIRLSKWSDHKGNLVAAINYMEKAMLIAEASNLTPLKQWSYTNIADFYGHAGDIEKSYAYFLKALALDPNDAYAKKGIAWIVFSHEKNPEEALRILNAVTETYFAPDYFLLKAEIAEFINDETLVKEQLDLYENAMRNKTYGDMYNKYNVLLYVDSKTNLEEAISIAKTEIENRPTPQSYDLLAWTYFKNGKINEALQIVEKHIINKTFEPETLYHIAEIYKAAGKNKAMKPLKEELLTSIYELGPGMEVKILNL from the coding sequence ATGAACTCTAAATACAACATATTAATTTTCGTATTGATAGCTGCTTTATTTGCTAACTGTAAAGAAGCTACTAAATCACAAATAACAAATGCAAATGATTATAATGCTTACTTAAATGTTTCAGAAAATGAAACACTTGAACGTGCCAGACAGAACGAAGTGTTTTGGTTTCAAAAGCTAGAACAAACTCCAAATCAATTTCCTTATATCGGAAAATTAGCATCAACCTATTCTAATTATTTTTCAGCTACTGGTAATATTGATTATCTTAAAAAAGCTGAAAATCATTTAATAAAGGTAAACGAGATTACCAAGTATAACAATCCGTCGTATCTTAAAAGTCTTGCTTATAATTATATCTCTCAACATAAATTTAAAGAAGCTCTCGAGCATTTAACTAAAGCAGAAATTTTGGGAGAAAACCTTCAGGAAACTCAAAAAATGTTATTTGATGTACATCTTGAACTTGGTAATTATGAAATGGCTCATATGTATCTTTTAACTTTTGAAAATTTTAGTGATTTCGATTATCTCATTCGTTTATCAAAATGGAGCGATCATAAAGGAAACTTAGTTGCTGCTATTAATTACATGGAAAAAGCAATGCTCATTGCTGAGGCCTCTAATCTTACTCCTTTGAAACAATGGTCATATACCAATATTGCAGATTTTTATGGTCATGCAGGCGACATTGAAAAATCGTATGCATACTTTCTAAAAGCATTGGCTTTAGATCCAAATGATGCTTATGCAAAAAAGGGAATCGCTTGGATTGTGTTTTCACATGAAAAAAATCCAGAAGAGGCTTTACGAATTTTAAATGCAGTTACCGAAACTTATTTTGCTCCAGATTACTTTTTATTGAAAGCTGAAATTGCTGAATTTATAAACGATGAAACTTTGGTTAAAGAACAATTGGATTTGTATGAAAATGCTATGAGAAATAAGACATATGGAGACATGTATAACAAATATAATGTGTTGTTATATGTGGATTCTAAAACGAATTTAGAGGAAGCAATATCCATTGCTAAAACTGAAATTGAAAACAGACCTACACCTCAATCATATGATTTATTGGCTTGGACTTATTTTAAAAATGGAAAAATAAACGAAGCGCTACAAATTGTAGAAAAGCATATCATCAATAAAACCTTTGAACCTGAGACCTTATATCATATTGCTGAAATTTATAAAGCAGCTGGGAAAAACAAAGCTATGAAACCGTTAAAAGAAGAATTGTTAACCAGTATTTATGAATTGGGTCCAGGTATGGAGGTTAAAATATTAAATCTTTAA
- a CDS encoding LETM1-related biofilm-associated protein has protein sequence MNPSTAGWIEKFCSQISKKGIPFENYHTMYSSLKSYGFIYGVNISMTDKVDGTLTYSEDELAKTNLITGLYHVYYFHKGEVTTKAFIEILLDFYKSLEVSDLSLWDKLVIGKSETSMLERLIHDRVQIDDNIITRSFNKSITNSLLFVDVLAFDSYLSTSIEPKSYTAHLESIIIGTLYKSLNSKSKITDYDKEIIDVIETSSSLPDLDVDIEDLIYDIDYNINTNEKKYLIDLMCLSIWDDEILEKSEYQFLVQLAKRLNIEVSVIQDSILCVFNFHTTHQKEVLLFQQKNPISNFYENSSQLVTKLIRRNSKRIVKEIRQSKELMLLITKSTHSDLSKEEQKKLQAQLVDVLKTIPSLAIFLLPGGAILLPIFAKLIPNLLPSSFDDNRIEK, from the coding sequence ATGAATCCATCTACTGCTGGCTGGATAGAAAAATTTTGCTCGCAAATTTCTAAAAAAGGCATTCCTTTTGAAAACTACCATACCATGTATAGTAGCTTAAAAAGCTATGGGTTTATTTATGGTGTTAATATTAGTATGACGGATAAGGTTGATGGAACTCTTACATATTCTGAAGATGAATTAGCCAAGACCAATCTCATTACAGGATTATATCATGTGTATTACTTTCATAAAGGAGAGGTTACAACAAAAGCTTTTATTGAAATCTTACTTGACTTTTACAAATCGCTTGAAGTGTCTGATTTATCCCTTTGGGACAAATTGGTCATTGGTAAAAGTGAAACTTCAATGCTAGAACGATTAATACATGATCGCGTTCAAATTGATGATAACATCATTACAAGAAGCTTTAATAAATCCATTACCAATTCTTTATTATTTGTTGATGTCTTAGCCTTTGATAGTTATTTATCAACTTCAATAGAACCAAAATCATATACTGCACATCTTGAAAGTATTATAATTGGAACGCTATACAAATCGTTAAATTCTAAAAGTAAGATTACAGACTATGACAAGGAGATTATTGATGTGATTGAAACGTCATCATCTTTACCAGATTTAGATGTTGATATAGAAGATCTTATTTATGATATTGATTATAATATCAATACCAATGAAAAAAAATACCTAATTGATTTAATGTGTTTGTCCATTTGGGATGATGAAATTCTTGAAAAATCAGAATATCAATTCTTAGTACAGCTTGCAAAACGCTTAAATATTGAAGTGAGTGTTATTCAAGATTCCATTTTGTGTGTGTTTAACTTTCATACTACGCATCAAAAGGAAGTACTTTTATTTCAGCAGAAAAATCCCATTTCAAACTTTTACGAAAACTCATCGCAATTGGTTACAAAGCTAATCAGAAGGAATAGCAAACGTATTGTAAAAGAAATTAGGCAGAGTAAGGAATTGATGTTACTAATCACAAAATCTACACATTCTGATTTAAGTAAAGAGGAACAAAAAAAGTTACAAGCACAACTTGTAGATGTATTAAAAACCATTCCTAGTTTAGCTATTTTCTTACTTCCTGGTGGTGCGATTTTATTACCAATATTTGCAAAACTAATTCCTAATTTACTGCCTTCATCATTTGATGACAATCGCATTGAAAAATAA
- a CDS encoding 2TM domain-containing protein, giving the protein MENNIEPYENNRAENAWKKEEAYLRAKKRVKAIMGFYWHLASYVIVNIFIIILITSNGVKFFSFGTFSTAFFWGIGLAFHFLGVFGPNFFFGKNWEERKIKEMMEKDNKYWE; this is encoded by the coding sequence ATGGAAAATAATATAGAACCTTACGAAAACAATAGGGCCGAAAATGCATGGAAAAAAGAAGAGGCATATTTAAGAGCTAAAAAAAGGGTAAAAGCAATCATGGGATTTTACTGGCATTTGGCGTCTTATGTGATTGTGAATATATTTATTATCATTTTAATAACCAGTAATGGAGTGAAGTTTTTTAGCTTCGGAACATTCTCTACAGCATTTTTTTGGGGAATCGGATTAGCCTTTCACTTCCTAGGCGTTTTTGGACCTAATTTTTTCTTCGGAAAGAATTGGGAAGAACGTAAAATTAAGGAGATGATGGAAAAAGATAATAAGTATTGGGAATAA
- a CDS encoding anti-sigma factor, whose amino-acid sequence MDINAYIESGVLELYVAGQLSEQENQEVYELMLKHPELLQEVLSIEAAIIKLTAATSSNKNENTLQRIKDQLKFGNASKVVQMSKPKTNWFTYTGWAAALFIGAGLLWTLNQNKELEAQLSDVDTEKAYLETQIEQAKTNLAVKENLLNVLRDRDIITVPLGGQGSFANSYAKVYWNKSNNNIYLDAQGLPEAPEGKVWQVWSLTLNPLTPKSLGTITDFNTDENKIFTIANANESEAFGITLEPTGGSPTPTMEQLHTLGVVTP is encoded by the coding sequence ATGGATATTAACGCTTACATAGAATCTGGAGTATTAGAACTGTATGTTGCTGGTCAGCTTTCTGAACAAGAAAACCAGGAGGTATATGAACTTATGCTTAAACATCCAGAACTATTACAAGAAGTATTATCTATTGAAGCTGCAATAATAAAACTTACTGCTGCAACATCTTCAAATAAAAATGAGAACACGTTACAACGTATTAAAGATCAATTAAAATTTGGTAACGCTTCTAAAGTGGTTCAAATGTCTAAACCGAAAACCAATTGGTTTACATACACAGGATGGGCTGCAGCATTATTTATTGGTGCAGGATTATTATGGACACTAAATCAAAACAAAGAATTGGAAGCGCAACTCTCTGATGTTGATACAGAAAAGGCTTATTTAGAAACACAAATTGAACAAGCAAAAACAAATTTGGCAGTAAAAGAAAACTTACTAAACGTTTTACGTGATCGAGACATTATTACTGTACCACTTGGAGGTCAAGGAAGTTTTGCAAACTCCTATGCCAAAGTATATTGGAATAAATCCAATAATAATATTTACTTAGACGCACAAGGTTTGCCTGAAGCTCCAGAAGGTAAAGTTTGGCAAGTTTGGTCTTTAACACTTAACCCATTAACACCAAAAAGTTTAGGGACAATTACAGACTTTAATACTGACGAGAATAAGATTTTTACTATTGCCAATGCTAACGAAAGTGAAGCATTTGGTATCACTTTAGAACCAACTGGAGGAAGTCCAACGCCTACAATGGAACAACTGCATACTTTAGGAGTCGTTACGCCTTAG
- a CDS encoding DUF4331 family protein: protein MKLNNIKLVIIAMLVSFTAFNCSNDDDNGSNDPMQQTPPDFSGTFTQEDQMGRPAINTVFVDMADKNIYNVTLPSNQGAAFQTKFQNKLEALNPAHTDPMYTNALGFNAEQFTGALATDVLTVSLVGTTTFFDGTNILTGRALDDDVISTELLLIFGGPAGADNPGLTNDNVSANDKSFSATFPYLASPW from the coding sequence ATGAAACTTAACAATATAAAATTAGTAATAATTGCAATGCTTGTATCGTTTACAGCATTCAATTGTAGTAATGACGACGATAACGGATCTAATGATCCAATGCAACAAACACCTCCAGACTTTTCTGGAACGTTTACACAGGAAGATCAAATGGGTCGACCAGCTATAAACACGGTATTTGTAGATATGGCAGATAAAAACATTTACAATGTTACGCTGCCTTCAAATCAAGGTGCAGCTTTTCAAACAAAATTTCAAAATAAGTTAGAAGCTTTAAATCCTGCGCATACAGACCCAATGTATACAAATGCCTTAGGATTCAATGCTGAGCAATTTACTGGTGCATTAGCTACAGATGTTTTAACAGTGTCTTTAGTTGGCACAACTACATTTTTTGATGGAACTAATATATTAACAGGTCGTGCATTAGATGATGATGTGATTTCAACAGAATTACTCTTAATATTTGGTGGACCAGCTGGAGCTGATAATCCAGGGTTAACAAATGATAATGTTAGTGCTAATGATAAATCATTTTCTGCAACTTTTCCTTACTTAGCTTCGCCTTGGTAG
- a CDS encoding 2TM domain-containing protein codes for MKKKKNVGINFKAMGNFTEVYRYKKIKDKVDNLRAFYIHFMGYVIFNTTITTIKIIDDLDEGKTLQEALFDFGTVAVWLIWGIGITFHAFSVYGFDYFLGKNWESRKLQECLEEEARFFNHKE; via the coding sequence GTGAAGAAGAAGAAAAACGTTGGAATTAATTTTAAAGCCATGGGAAATTTTACAGAAGTATATAGATATAAAAAAATAAAAGATAAAGTAGATAATCTAAGAGCGTTTTATATACATTTTATGGGTTATGTTATTTTTAATACAACTATAACGACTATAAAGATCATTGATGATTTAGATGAAGGAAAAACATTACAGGAAGCTTTGTTTGACTTCGGAACAGTAGCAGTATGGCTGATTTGGGGAATTGGAATAACATTTCATGCATTCTCAGTTTATGGATTTGATTATTTCTTAGGTAAAAACTGGGAAAGCAGAAAGCTTCAAGAATGTTTGGAAGAGGAAGCACGTTTTTTTAATCATAAAGAATAA
- a CDS encoding LytR/AlgR family response regulator transcription factor: MSIIIIEDEKPSARRLQRMLTELQMEAETMLHSVEESIDWFQNNEHPDLIFLDIQLSDGLSFEIFETIDINSAVIFTTAYDEYALQAFKLNSIDYLLKPIDEDDLTRAVSKYKERIPEQQSVTLDFNDIKKLLVNPIEREYKKRFSVKVGQHLKLINIDDIECFYSENKGTYAYTSEGRNYLLDTTLEQLEDELEPHKFFRISRKFYVNVNAIKDMVSYTNSRLQIKLNTFNEQDIIVARERVKEFKDWLA; this comes from the coding sequence ATGAGTATCATTATTATTGAAGACGAAAAACCTTCGGCTAGACGACTGCAACGTATGTTAACAGAATTGCAAATGGAAGCTGAAACGATGTTACATTCTGTCGAAGAATCTATTGATTGGTTTCAAAACAATGAACATCCTGATTTGATTTTTTTAGATATTCAATTGAGTGATGGTTTATCATTTGAAATTTTTGAAACGATTGATATTAATTCCGCAGTAATTTTTACTACAGCTTACGATGAATACGCATTACAGGCATTTAAACTCAACAGCATTGATTATTTATTGAAACCGATTGATGAAGATGATTTGACAAGAGCAGTTTCAAAATATAAAGAGCGTATACCTGAACAACAATCGGTTACTTTAGATTTTAATGATATAAAAAAGCTATTGGTAAATCCGATAGAACGTGAATATAAAAAACGTTTTTCTGTTAAAGTTGGTCAGCATTTAAAACTCATAAATATTGATGATATCGAATGTTTCTATAGCGAAAACAAAGGTACTTATGCTTATACTTCTGAAGGACGAAATTATTTGTTAGATACCACTCTTGAACAATTAGAAGATGAGTTAGAGCCACATAAGTTTTTTAGAATCAGTCGAAAGTTTTATGTCAATGTGAATGCAATTAAAGATATGGTAAGTTATACAAACTCCAGATTGCAAATAAAACTAAACACCTTTAATGAGCAAGACATAATAGTAGCAAGAGAGCGCGTTAAAGAGTTTAAAGATTGGTTAGCTTAA
- a CDS encoding DUF4331 family protein produces MKKSKILIGTAIIAIAGYFAISADHIDAPAVAGGTSDITDIYGFQGQDTNTIVFVANVQGLISPANTSSAAFDENVLFEFNIDNNGDAVADLVIQATARDGKMYFFGPTAPSQTGLNSSIVTTATTNAVAITNYGDDAIIESNNDMRFFAGPRDDPFFMDFVRYTQIVTPGDDDNDGMEEGAFLPEGTGDGFASDTFAGTNVLSIVVELPKAMVGSGDSVNLWVESKRKQ; encoded by the coding sequence ATGAAAAAATCAAAAATCTTAATTGGAACTGCAATTATCGCAATTGCAGGCTATTTTGCAATTTCAGCAGATCATATCGATGCGCCTGCAGTTGCAGGTGGTACAAGTGATATTACTGACATCTACGGTTTTCAAGGGCAAGACACTAACACTATTGTTTTTGTAGCAAATGTTCAAGGATTAATAAGTCCTGCAAATACATCTTCTGCTGCATTTGACGAAAATGTGCTCTTCGAATTTAATATTGATAACAATGGAGATGCTGTTGCAGACTTAGTAATTCAAGCTACTGCAAGGGATGGTAAAATGTATTTCTTTGGTCCAACTGCGCCATCTCAAACGGGATTAAATAGTTCAATTGTAACCACAGCAACCACAAACGCTGTTGCGATTACTAATTATGGAGACGATGCTATTATTGAATCTAATAATGACATGCGCTTTTTTGCTGGACCTAGAGATGATCCTTTCTTTATGGATTTTGTTCGCTATACACAAATTGTAACTCCTGGTGATGATGATAATGATGGGATGGAAGAAGGTGCTTTTTTACCTGAAGGAACTGGGGATGGTTTTGCTTCAGACACATTCGCTGGAACAAATGTACTTTCAATTGTAGTTGAGTTGCCAAAAGCTATGGTTGGTAGTGGAGATTCAGTGAATCTATGGGTTGAGTCAAAGAGAAAACAATAA
- a CDS encoding 2TM domain-containing protein gives MDNNHFNQKQRYQIAEKRVKRIKGFYTHALIFTLVNLVFVYINIQNLNDGESYFQWRNFITFSFWGVGLLSHAGSVFLPSLIFGKNWETKKIKELMDKDSNEIKRYE, from the coding sequence ATGGATAATAATCATTTTAATCAAAAACAGCGATACCAAATTGCTGAAAAAAGAGTCAAACGAATTAAAGGCTTTTACACACATGCCTTAATTTTTACATTAGTTAATTTAGTTTTTGTTTATATAAATATTCAAAATTTAAATGATGGAGAAAGCTATTTTCAATGGCGTAATTTTATCACATTTTCTTTTTGGGGAGTTGGTTTGCTATCACATGCTGGTTCTGTGTTTTTACCAAGTTTGATTTTTGGAAAAAATTGGGAGACTAAGAAAATTAAAGAACTGATGGACAAAGATTCTAACGAAATTAAGCGTTACGAATAA
- a CDS encoding histidine kinase has product MTKSAKNIIITLIIGSVVYVIGNMLSGGFDYKTVSEFLIDFGFYQLYAFVLGYSNMAFFDYMERRTWKKGDTIKRVLIGIAGSTMITLIGLFFLRALTSVFLYDVSFETFIKNETWQGYTFGVWITLTIVSIFHVIFFYNRYQKNKIKEQKVIAGTASAKFDALKNQLDPHFLFNSLNVLTSLIEENPKNAQKFTTSLSKVYRYVLEQKNKDLITVDEELNFARTYMSLLKMRFEDSIIFEIPDRASNSESKVVPLSLQLLLENAVKHNMVTSSKPLHIKIYESEGMLIVENNLQPKQIVKKSSGVGLENIKQRYQLLSNKTVSINQQASSFAVAIPMLTKQVSIMRTIEPKTQFDDRYVRARKRVEDMKEFYYSLISYCIVIPFLIFIWFRYTPHTIQWFWFPMLGWGMGLAFHAYKVYVNDGVLGNGWEKRKIEKFMREEEEKRWN; this is encoded by the coding sequence ATGACAAAATCAGCTAAAAATATCATTATTACTTTAATCATCGGAAGCGTTGTCTACGTTATTGGCAATATGCTTTCTGGAGGATTTGATTATAAGACAGTCAGTGAGTTTTTAATTGATTTTGGATTCTATCAATTGTATGCTTTTGTTTTAGGCTATTCTAATATGGCATTCTTTGATTATATGGAGCGTCGTACATGGAAAAAAGGAGATACCATTAAACGTGTTTTAATAGGAATCGCAGGTTCAACAATGATTACACTTATTGGTTTGTTCTTTTTAAGAGCTTTAACATCTGTCTTTTTATACGATGTTTCTTTTGAAACATTTATTAAAAATGAGACTTGGCAAGGTTACACTTTTGGCGTGTGGATTACGCTAACTATTGTCTCAATATTTCATGTTATATTTTTCTATAATAGATATCAGAAAAATAAAATAAAAGAACAAAAGGTCATTGCTGGAACGGCAAGCGCCAAGTTTGATGCTTTGAAAAATCAATTAGATCCGCACTTTTTGTTTAATAGTTTAAATGTATTAACTAGTTTAATTGAAGAAAATCCAAAAAATGCACAAAAGTTTACAACGTCTCTATCAAAAGTATATCGCTACGTTTTAGAACAAAAGAATAAAGATTTAATTACTGTAGATGAAGAATTAAACTTTGCCAGAACCTATATGTCACTTTTAAAAATGCGTTTTGAAGACAGCATTATATTCGAAATTCCAGATAGAGCTTCAAATTCAGAAAGTAAGGTGGTTCCTTTATCATTACAATTACTATTAGAAAATGCAGTAAAGCATAATATGGTGACGAGTAGTAAGCCTTTGCATATTAAGATTTATGAATCTGAAGGCATGCTCATTGTAGAGAATAACCTTCAACCAAAACAAATCGTGAAAAAGAGTAGTGGTGTAGGTTTAGAAAACATCAAACAGCGCTATCAATTACTATCAAATAAAACAGTATCAATCAATCAACAAGCTAGTAGTTTTGCAGTTGCAATTCCAATGCTTACAAAACAAGTATCAATCATGAGAACAATAGAACCAAAAACACAATTTGACGACAGATATGTTAGAGCACGTAAGCGTGTAGAAGACATGAAAGAGTTTTATTATAGTTTAATCTCATACTGTATCGTCATACCATTTTTAATTTTTATTTGGTTTCGATACACTCCACATACCATTCAATGGTTTTGGTTTCCAATGCTCGGTTGGGGAATGGGATTAGCATTTCATGCCTACAAAGTGTATGTCAATGATGGTGTATTAGGTAATGGATGGGAAAAACGTAAAATTGAAAAATTTATGCGTGAAGAAGAAGAAAAACGTTGGAATTAA